The uncultured Desulfobulbus sp. genome window below encodes:
- a CDS encoding FAD-dependent thymidylate synthase: MRIIEPSVTILDELDQQSLPVRIEYCGRICYKSEDKIDTESAIPFVRKMAEYGHNSVLEMGVTSFTVVTPNKEMVEHFFLHQPKFLFIDQLTPTSLLISGSVRALIEMALSHPNDPIARALIETLKRVHPYFFETITLPPCAEASEVVVKPMPLAQVEALPLQQFVKHRYLAVKFIVNRAVTHELVRHRPCTFLQESQRYCRYSADKFGNEVTFIKPVFFSEDSQEYAIWYQSMEAMEKQYLHLLETSTPQAARTVLPNSCKTEIIVYANLQEWQHILKLRTSSAAEPSMREVMIPLEKMLSKKYPKVFV, encoded by the coding sequence ATGCGCATAATTGAGCCAAGCGTCACCATTCTTGATGAACTTGACCAACAGAGTCTTCCCGTCCGTATCGAATATTGCGGGCGCATCTGCTACAAGAGCGAAGATAAGATTGATACGGAGTCTGCAATTCCCTTTGTTCGCAAGATGGCAGAGTACGGGCACAACTCTGTACTTGAGATGGGGGTCACCAGCTTTACGGTGGTAACTCCAAACAAGGAGATGGTAGAGCATTTTTTTCTCCATCAACCAAAATTTCTCTTTATTGATCAGCTGACCCCGACCTCATTGCTTATCTCTGGCTCCGTTCGAGCCTTGATTGAGATGGCACTGAGCCACCCCAATGATCCCATTGCACGGGCCCTCATAGAGACCCTGAAAAGGGTGCATCCCTATTTTTTCGAAACCATTACCCTGCCCCCGTGCGCAGAAGCTTCTGAGGTAGTGGTAAAACCGATGCCCCTGGCCCAAGTTGAAGCCCTTCCGCTCCAGCAGTTTGTCAAACACCGTTATCTTGCTGTAAAATTTATTGTTAACCGGGCTGTTACCCACGAACTTGTTCGTCATCGTCCCTGCACCTTCCTTCAGGAAAGCCAGCGCTATTGCCGTTATTCAGCTGATAAATTCGGCAACGAAGTCACCTTTATAAAGCCGGTATTTTTTAGCGAAGACAGCCAAGAGTATGCGATTTGGTACCAATCCATGGAGGCCATGGAAAAACAATACTTGCACCTCCTTGAAACATCGACTCCACAGGCAGCACGGACAGTCCTCCCCAACTCGTGTAAAACAGAAATAATAGTCTACGCCAATCTCCAGGAATGGCAACACATCCTGAAACTGCGAACGTCTTCCGCGGCCGAACCATCCATGCGGGAAGTCATGATCCCTTTGGAAAAAATGCTTTCAAAAAAATACCCGAAAGTTTTCGTTTGA
- the pilB gene encoding type IV-A pilus assembly ATPase PilB has translation MATRAGQSLSDTQRGSLKRTVKDQSGAGKLKIGELLSKAGYITANQFEEAKAVQKKTGERLGRILLESGAIERDTIANFLSRMHNYTLVIIDQESPSEEALKLVPYETAKQFMAFPLRLAGDTLQITMAEPTDSLDVEQLQDIVKKNLTVCVSPAKDIIDSYKKYYGISDEEHLSFFKFEPEGEEDTVTQVDDFGALVSDAAEDFEIESATAEESTFEQFSASDAPIIKLVNGILVKAVQEGVSDIHIEPFEKSMQVRYRKDGSLFKSMNLPLTIKNAMAARMKILAGLNITERRIPQDGRIKIRLGRNRAVDFRVSTLPLLHGEGIVLRILDKNSLNVDLTKLGFTVDTFEALKRCLSRPQGLLLVTGPTGSGKTVTLYSALNSLNTEDIKILTAEDPVEFNFKGINQVNVNSEVGMTFAAALKAFLRQDPDIIMVGEIRDIETAEIAMKAAMTGHLVFSTLHTNDSPATVGRMVDIGIPPYILASSLTMILSQRLGRRLCKHCKTPAQYDATTLTSAGFKEAELSELKLFKAKGCPECNGLGYRGRVGFFELMEVTDAVAEAIQAEVPEEQLRKVAIQEGMYTLREAGLQKAREGVTSLEEVLRRTVAHEDSLPAYLVNPDVEEYEDGDIIIQEGNKDRDFFKLIRGKLAVLRSGKKIAEITEPGEYFGEMASIIEEPRSASIISVGRCTIKRYPGNKLGELIEKYPDVSQHLFRTLVERLHKTDRIVVQLASAGKPRPPHHVIRQA, from the coding sequence ATGGCAACACGAGCTGGACAATCACTATCAGATACGCAAAGAGGCTCCCTGAAACGAACCGTTAAGGATCAGTCAGGTGCTGGAAAATTAAAAATTGGCGAATTGCTGAGTAAGGCGGGATATATCACCGCCAATCAGTTTGAAGAAGCCAAGGCTGTTCAGAAAAAGACCGGGGAACGGCTTGGCCGTATCTTGCTGGAAAGTGGTGCAATTGAACGAGACACCATTGCTAATTTCCTAAGCAGGATGCACAATTATACTCTGGTCATCATCGATCAGGAGTCACCTAGCGAGGAAGCACTCAAACTTGTCCCCTACGAGACGGCCAAGCAATTCATGGCCTTTCCCCTACGCCTTGCCGGTGACACTTTGCAGATCACTATGGCCGAGCCCACCGACTCGCTTGACGTTGAACAACTGCAAGATATCGTCAAGAAAAACCTGACGGTCTGCGTTTCACCAGCCAAAGACATCATCGATTCCTACAAAAAGTATTATGGGATCAGTGATGAGGAACATCTCTCCTTTTTTAAATTTGAGCCGGAAGGTGAAGAAGACACCGTCACCCAGGTCGATGATTTTGGTGCCCTGGTATCGGATGCGGCGGAAGATTTTGAAATAGAAAGTGCTACCGCTGAAGAAAGCACCTTTGAGCAATTTTCTGCCTCGGATGCTCCGATTATCAAATTGGTGAACGGCATCCTGGTAAAAGCCGTTCAGGAAGGCGTCAGCGATATCCACATCGAACCTTTTGAAAAAAGCATGCAGGTGCGCTATCGTAAGGATGGTTCATTGTTTAAATCTATGAATCTCCCCTTAACGATTAAAAACGCGATGGCCGCCCGCATGAAAATTCTTGCCGGCCTCAATATCACAGAGCGACGTATTCCCCAGGATGGTCGTATCAAAATTCGACTGGGCCGAAACAGGGCTGTCGACTTCCGCGTATCCACTCTCCCCCTATTGCATGGAGAGGGAATTGTTCTTCGTATTCTTGATAAAAACTCGCTCAACGTAGATCTGACCAAGCTCGGTTTTACCGTCGACACCTTTGAGGCCCTTAAACGATGTCTTTCCAGGCCCCAAGGACTGCTGCTGGTTACCGGTCCCACAGGCTCAGGTAAGACGGTAACACTGTACTCAGCACTCAACTCGCTTAACACCGAGGATATTAAAATCCTCACAGCTGAAGATCCTGTTGAGTTCAACTTCAAGGGCATCAACCAGGTTAATGTCAACTCTGAAGTCGGAATGACCTTTGCCGCAGCTCTGAAAGCCTTTCTCCGTCAGGATCCGGATATCATCATGGTTGGTGAGATTCGTGATATCGAGACGGCTGAGATCGCCATGAAGGCAGCCATGACTGGTCACCTTGTCTTCTCTACCCTCCATACCAACGATTCTCCAGCGACGGTTGGTCGTATGGTGGATATTGGTATCCCTCCATACATTCTCGCCTCATCTCTCACCATGATCCTTAGCCAGCGCCTCGGCCGAAGACTCTGTAAGCACTGTAAAACACCGGCCCAGTACGATGCAACAACCCTCACAAGTGCCGGATTCAAAGAGGCAGAACTGAGCGAGCTCAAACTTTTCAAGGCCAAAGGCTGTCCTGAATGTAATGGCTTAGGCTACCGAGGTCGTGTAGGTTTTTTCGAACTGATGGAGGTTACCGACGCTGTAGCCGAGGCCATTCAGGCGGAGGTTCCGGAAGAACAACTACGTAAAGTTGCCATCCAGGAAGGAATGTATACCCTGCGCGAGGCCGGTCTGCAAAAGGCACGAGAAGGGGTTACCAGCCTTGAGGAAGTACTCAGACGAACAGTTGCCCATGAGGACAGCCTCCCGGCCTACCTGGTGAATCCGGATGTGGAAGAGTACGAGGATGGTGATATCATCATTCAGGAAGGCAATAAAGACCGTGATTTCTTTAAACTGATTCGAGGCAAACTCGCTGTTTTGCGTTCAGGGAAGAAGATTGCGGAAATTACCGAACCAGGCGAATACTTTGGCGAGATGGCCTCAATTATTGAAGAGCCTCGCTCGGCTTCCATCATCTCCGTGGGCAGATGCACCATCAAACGCTACCCGGGGAATAAACTTGGCGAACTGATCGAAAAATATCCAGATGTCTCCCAGCATCTTTTCCGCACTCTGGTTGAACGCCTCCATAAGACTGATCGCATTGTGGTCCAGTTGGCCAGCGCAGGAAAGCCTCGTCCTCCACATCATGTGATTCGACAAGCCTAA
- a CDS encoding glycosyltransferase family 2 protein, producing MISQGDHPDISIICPCYNEEEVISCFLREIVPIVERVARPYEIIFVNDGSQDNTLKEIISAKNKYSSIRAINLSRNFGKEAALTAGLEQARGDAMIPIDVDLQDPPELIYDFIQHWERGSDVVVAKRVDRSVDSFAKRTSAKLFYKLNNKISKVTIPENVGDYRLMSRKVVDALQQLPESERFMKGLFAWVGFKTSIVEYQREERKAGRTSFNGWKLWNLALEGITSFSTFPLKIWLYMGFIISFISFFYGAVIIAKTVLFGVDMPGYASIMTTILFLGGIQITGIGVLGEYVGRIYLEAKRRPTYIIEGEY from the coding sequence ATGATTAGCCAAGGAGATCATCCGGATATTTCTATAATCTGTCCTTGCTATAATGAAGAAGAAGTCATCTCGTGTTTCTTGCGAGAGATTGTTCCGATTGTCGAAAGGGTTGCTCGGCCTTATGAAATTATTTTTGTAAATGATGGTAGCCAAGACAATACCTTGAAGGAAATTATATCCGCAAAAAATAAATATAGCTCTATAAGGGCTATAAATCTATCGCGAAACTTTGGTAAAGAGGCCGCCCTGACTGCAGGGCTTGAGCAGGCACGAGGGGATGCAATGATCCCCATAGATGTAGATCTTCAAGATCCTCCAGAACTCATTTACGATTTTATTCAACATTGGGAAAGGGGGAGTGACGTCGTTGTCGCAAAACGAGTTGATCGTTCAGTTGATAGCTTTGCAAAGAGAACGAGTGCGAAACTCTTTTATAAATTGAATAATAAAATTTCTAAAGTAACTATCCCCGAAAATGTTGGTGACTATAGACTTATGAGTCGAAAAGTCGTCGATGCGCTCCAACAGCTTCCTGAAAGCGAACGTTTTATGAAAGGGCTTTTTGCGTGGGTAGGTTTTAAGACATCTATTGTAGAGTACCAACGAGAAGAGAGGAAAGCTGGCCGTACCAGCTTCAACGGCTGGAAACTGTGGAATTTGGCACTAGAAGGCATTACGAGTTTTAGCACCTTTCCTTTGAAAATATGGCTGTATATGGGCTTTATTATTTCCTTTATTTCATTTTTTTATGGCGCGGTTATTATCGCAAAAACAGTACTTTTTGGTGTGGATATGCCGGGTTATGCCTCGATAATGACGACTATACTCTTCTTGGGCGGCATTCAAATTACAGGTATAGGTGTGCTTGGAGAATATGTGGGGAGAATCTATTTAGAAGCGAAAAGACGCCCAACCTACATCATCGAGGGCGAATATTGA